In the Tautonia rosea genome, one interval contains:
- a CDS encoding alkaline phosphatase family protein, translating to MTTKVFVLGLDGATWDILGPLADAGALPNLARLRQEGASGTLRSIFPPLSPVAWTGVMTGKNPGKHGVFEFLEFEHNPLGGRVNTSRSIRSELLWEIAGRFGKRTIAGAVPMSYPPRPSPDGFFLGDFLSPPNARDFSTDPALFAELETALGEAYRPWDTSVHDGGNEAQALASLTDFLDHHLRAVRFLMDARPWDLFVYDLMATDRIQHELWHAWDPSHRLAKGRRDLAKVRDGFIAFWSKLDAGIGEIEAALPADATLILMSDHGFGPVEHFVNFNVWLLEKGFIQLINTPYVMQKYWCYKRGVTPEWIYNIMARFGQAKHRVSRFGGSQDNGLDRLAESVFLSRRHIDWSKTKAYAQGNFGQIFLNRIGRQPSGCVAEADVRPILDDLKAELAELTHPETGDPLVDRVYEADELYNGPMSRLAPDLTVVLADWRYRTIGLHDFTTHKVISPAFGPTGDHRMEGVFVANGPGIQPGASLSDSATLLDIAPTVLHLLGVPSPDDLDGRPLTEVLDPSFQPDRATQLAPSSSNGDGSPSASLDEEDDEAVKQRLADLGYL from the coding sequence ATGACGACCAAGGTGTTTGTGCTCGGGCTCGACGGGGCGACCTGGGACATTCTCGGGCCGCTGGCCGATGCCGGCGCGCTGCCGAACCTGGCGAGGTTGCGGCAAGAGGGGGCCTCGGGCACCCTGCGGTCGATCTTCCCCCCTCTGAGCCCGGTCGCCTGGACCGGGGTGATGACTGGGAAAAACCCGGGCAAGCATGGCGTCTTCGAGTTCCTCGAATTCGAGCACAACCCGCTCGGCGGCCGGGTGAACACGTCGCGGTCGATCCGGTCGGAATTGCTCTGGGAGATCGCCGGCCGTTTCGGCAAGCGGACGATCGCCGGGGCCGTGCCGATGAGCTACCCCCCGCGCCCGAGTCCTGACGGCTTCTTCCTCGGCGACTTCCTCAGCCCGCCGAACGCCAGGGACTTCTCGACCGACCCCGCTCTCTTTGCCGAGCTGGAAACGGCCCTTGGCGAAGCGTACCGACCCTGGGACACCTCCGTCCACGACGGCGGCAATGAGGCCCAGGCGCTCGCCTCCTTAACCGACTTCCTCGACCACCACCTCCGCGCTGTTCGGTTCCTGATGGACGCCCGACCTTGGGACCTGTTCGTCTACGACCTGATGGCCACCGACCGCATCCAGCACGAACTCTGGCACGCCTGGGACCCCTCCCACCGACTGGCCAAAGGACGGCGCGACCTGGCGAAGGTCCGCGACGGCTTCATCGCCTTCTGGTCGAAGCTCGACGCCGGAATCGGTGAGATCGAGGCCGCCTTGCCTGCCGATGCAACGTTGATCTTGATGAGTGACCACGGCTTCGGCCCCGTCGAGCACTTCGTCAATTTCAACGTCTGGCTCCTGGAGAAAGGGTTCATTCAACTGATCAACACCCCTTATGTGATGCAGAAGTACTGGTGCTACAAGCGAGGGGTGACGCCGGAGTGGATCTATAACATCATGGCCCGCTTCGGCCAGGCGAAGCACCGGGTCAGCCGGTTCGGCGGCAGCCAGGACAACGGGCTCGACCGCCTGGCCGAGTCGGTCTTCCTTTCACGTCGTCATATCGACTGGTCAAAAACCAAGGCATACGCTCAGGGGAACTTCGGCCAGATTTTCCTCAACCGGATCGGCCGCCAGCCGAGCGGGTGCGTGGCCGAGGCCGACGTCCGCCCGATCCTCGACGACCTGAAGGCCGAGTTAGCCGAGTTGACCCATCCCGAAACCGGTGATCCGCTGGTCGATCGCGTCTACGAGGCCGACGAACTCTACAACGGCCCGATGAGCCGCCTCGCCCCCGACCTGACCGTCGTCCTGGCTGACTGGCGCTACCGGACGATCGGCCTGCACGACTTCACGACCCACAAGGTGATCTCCCCCGCCTTCGGCCCGACCGGCGACCACCGGATGGAAGGAGTCTTCGTCGCCAATGGCCCCGGCATTCAGCCCGGCGCCTCGCTGAGCGACTCCGCCACCCTGCTCGACATCGCCCCGACCGTCCTGCACTTGCTCGGCGTCCCAAGCCCCGACGACCTCGACGGTCGCCCCCTCACCGAGGTCCTCGACCCGTCCTTCCAGCCCGATCGCGCCACCCAGCTCGCCCCCTCCTCCTCCAACGGCGACGGCTCCCCATCCGCCAGCCTCGACGAGGAAGACGACGAGGCCGTCAAGCAGCGTTTGGCGGACCTCGGGTATCTCTGA
- the rpsL gene encoding 30S ribosomal protein S12, which translates to MPTINQLVRKPRKQQYTKTKSPVLEANPFKRGVCLQVKTMTPKKPNSALRKVARVRLSNGKEITAYIGGEGHNLQEHSIVLVRGGRVRDLPGVRYHIVRGVLDSLGVADRKQARSKYGAKAKAAPAAKGARKK; encoded by the coding sequence ATGCCCACGATCAATCAGCTCGTCCGCAAGCCGCGGAAGCAGCAGTATACAAAGACCAAGTCGCCGGTGCTGGAGGCCAACCCGTTCAAGCGGGGGGTTTGCCTGCAGGTCAAGACGATGACGCCGAAGAAGCCGAACTCGGCCCTGCGGAAGGTCGCCCGCGTGCGGCTGTCCAACGGCAAGGAAATCACGGCCTACATCGGCGGCGAAGGCCATAACCTGCAGGAGCACTCGATCGTGCTCGTCCGCGGGGGCCGGGTCCGCGACCTGCCGGGCGTCCGGTACCACATCGTCCGCGGCGTGCTCGACTCGCTCGGCGTGGCCGACCGCAAGCAGGCCCGCTCGAAGTACGGTGCCAAGGCCAAGGCCGCCCCGGCCGCCAAGGGCGCCCGCAAGAAGTAA
- the rpsG gene encoding 30S ribosomal protein S7, translating into MARKFTASKSQLRPDPRFGSKLASKFINCLMYDGKKSVAQRVFYDATDLIQKRLPDIDPLEVFVRAVENVMPVIEVRSKRVGGATYQVPMQVKKNRQQTLAIRWILMAAREKKGRPTHVKLADELIAAFNREGAAMSRRENVHRMADANKAFAHFAW; encoded by the coding sequence ATGGCCCGCAAGTTCACCGCCAGCAAGTCGCAGCTCCGCCCCGACCCGAGGTTTGGGTCGAAGCTGGCCAGCAAATTCATCAACTGCCTGATGTACGACGGCAAGAAGAGCGTCGCTCAGCGCGTCTTCTACGATGCCACCGACCTGATCCAGAAGCGCCTGCCGGACATCGACCCACTGGAAGTCTTCGTCCGGGCGGTCGAGAACGTGATGCCGGTCATCGAGGTCCGCTCGAAGCGCGTTGGCGGTGCCACCTATCAGGTGCCGATGCAGGTCAAGAAGAACCGCCAGCAGACCCTGGCGATTCGCTGGATCCTGATGGCCGCCCGCGAAAAGAAAGGGCGACCGACCCACGTCAAGCTCGCCGACGAGCTGATCGCCGCCTTCAACCGCGAAGGCGCCGCCATGAGCCGTCGCGAGAACGTCCACCGCATGGCCGACGCCAACAAGGCCTTCGCCCACTTCGCCTGGTAA